In Antarcticibacterium arcticum, the genomic stretch ATTGCATACCAATATGGAGGCCGGGCATGGAGGAGCTTCCGGAAGGTTTGAAGCCCTAAAGGAAGTAGCGGAAGAATATGCATTTTTACTGGATCTTGAAGGAATTAAAGGATAATTAAAAAATTTCCCTTAACTTTGACCGGTTTTCTTATTAAGATTGTTTTAACTTTTAGGGCAACTTTTAACAAAGCCATGATTGCAAAAAAACTTCCAATATGAAAGAAGACATACAGGTTTTTGACAATGTATTGCAATTGATAGGGAAGACCCCCCTAATACATTTAAACCGGATCACCGAAACTTTTGAAGGTGATTATTACGCCAAAGTTGAAGCTTTCAACCCCGGCCATTCCACCAAAGATCGTATTGCTTTATATATTATTGAGGAAGCCGAGCGTAAGGGGATTTTAAAACCCGGCGATACAATTATAGAAACCACATCTGGTAATACTGGATTTAGTATAGCGATGGTGAGCATAATCAAAGGCTATGAATGTATTCTTGCGGTGAGTTCAAAATCTTCTCCAGATAAGATCGACATGTTAAAAACCATGGGAGCTAAAGTATATGTTTGCCCGGCACATGTTTCTGCAGATGATCCCCGGTCTTATTATATGGTAGCTAAAAGGCTTCATGAGGAAACCAAAGGTTCTGTATATATAAACCAATATTTCAACGAGCTCAATACCGATGCTCATTATAAATCAACAGGCCCCGAAATTTGGGCGCAAACTGAAGGAAAGATCACACATCTTATCGCCTGTAGTGGGACGGGAGGAACAATTTCCGGTACTGCAAGATTCCTGAAAGAAAAAAATCCGTCGCTTAAGGTTATTGGAATAGATGCTTTTGGTTCCGTGCTTAAAAAATATCACGAAACCCGGGAGTTTGATACAGCAGAAATCTACCCTTACAGAATAGAAGGTTTAGGAAAAAACCTGATTCCAACGGCGACAGATTTTGATGTTATAGATAAGTTCATCAAAGTTACCGATGAGGAGAGCGCACACACCACAAGAGAACTGGCAAAAACCGAAGGTCTTTTTGTTGGTTATACTAGTGGCGCCGCCATGCAGGGTGTGAAGCAGCTTCAGGAACTGGGAGAGTTTGATAGCAACAGCCAGGTGGTGATTATATTCCCCGATCATGGCTCGAGATATATGAGCAAAGTATTTAATGATAAGTGGATGGCAGAGCAGGGATTCTTTGATAGTGAGCATCAGGAGGAAAGTCTGGGCATTGAATTCATTAAATAAATTATGAAAAATTACAACTCCATATAACTTTTTAAGCATCCTTTAAAAAGGATGCTTTTTTATATAGAGTGGTGGAGACATACACATATTAAATTGTAAAATTGAATTGTATTTAATTACTTTTGCAGCTTAAAGAAAAGGATCTATGAGAGATTTATTTGATAAAATTTACAAGGATAAAGGCCCTTTAGGAAAGTGGGCTCAGCAGGCCGAAGGATATTTTGTGTTTCCAAAACTGGAAGGCCCAATATCAAACAGAATGAAATTTCGGGGAAAGGAAGTAATAACCTGGAGTATAAATGACTACCTGGGCCTTGCCAATCATCCCGAAGTAAGAAAAGTAGATGCTGAGGCGGCTGCAGAATTTGGTTCAGCATATCCAATGGGAGCCCGAATGATGAGTGGTCATACAGATCTTCACGAAAAATTACAGGATGAACTTGCTTCCTTTGTGCATAAACAGGCTGCCTATTTATTGAATTTTGGGTATCAGGGAATGGTATCAACCATAGATGCGCTGGTATCAAAATCTGATGTTATTGTTTATGATGTGGATGCGCATGCCTGTATCATAGATGGAGTGAGACTTCATTTAGGACAGCGCTTTACCTATAAGCACAACGATATGGAAAGTATCGAAAAGAACCTTCAACGTGCTACAAAAATTTGTGAGCAAACCGGTGGAGGTATTCTTTTGATTTCTGAAGGTGTTTTTGGAATGCGTGGGGAGCAGGGAAAACTTAAAGAGATTGTTGAATTAAAGAAGAAATATAACTTCAGGTTCTTTGTAGATGATGCGCATGGTTTTGGTACCCTTGGGGCAACCGGTGCAGGTGCCGGAGAAGAGCAGGGAGTGCAGGATGAGATTGATGTTTACTTTGCAACATTTGCCAAATCTCTTGCAAGTACCGGAGCTTTTATTGCCGGGGACAAGGAGATCATGGATTATTTAAAATATAACCTGAGATCTCAAATGTTTGCCAAATCTTTACAATCCCAATTGGTTGTGGGTGCCCTTAAGCGTCTTGATATGTTGAGGACCATGCCCGAATTGAAAAACAAATTGTGGGAAAACGTTAATGCTCTTCAAAGCGGACTTAAAGAACGCGGTTTTGATATTGGAACTACACAAAGCTGTGTTACCCCGGTTTACCTTCAGGGTAGTATCCCGGAAGCAATGGCACTGGTTCATGATCTAAGAGAGAACCACGGAGTATTCTGTTCAATAGTGGTTTACCCTGTGATTCCAAAAGGGTTGATCCTTCTTCGAATGATTCCAACCGCCACTCATACTATGGAAGATATTGAAGAAACCCTTGTAGCTTTTTCAGAAATAAGAGAAAGGCTCGAGAATGGGACTTATAAGAGACTATCAGCAGCGGTAGCTGCTTCGCACGGAGAATAGAAAATCCTGATTTATATACTATAAAAAAAGATCTGCCCTAAAGCAGATCTTTTTTATTGTTCATTTTCTACCGGTTTCTGTTGTTCTAAATTTTTAGAACGTAACCTCCTGTAGTCACCTTCTTCAGACTCCTGAAGGAATTCATCATCCTTATGCCTGTCAATGCGGTAAGAAAATCCTGCTGCCACCTGCCAACGATCTGGCGTATTCTTGAAGTTAATAAGTCCCGAAACGTCAAATTGCAGATGATCTCCTATAAGAAGAGCCACGCCGGTACGTGCAAGGTCATCGGCATATATATTGCTTAAAATTGACTGATATTCAAGGAATCCGGCGAATTTAGGAGTAAAGGCGTGGGTAAGGGTGAAAATTCCTGCAAAAGTTGGGTTGTTATCAGAAATTTTATCAGCAATAATATTGGTCACCAACACCCAGCTTCCGGTCCAGTTGTGCTGTGTGATAAGTGCAAATTTTGGTGAATAAGCAGATTCTCCGGGATATAAATAAGGATTGTCACCCAGTGAAAAATTTAACCCTCCATAAACTGCTACTGCGGGAATAAGGGTTTTCCATTTAAACCGTTGATTGGCTTTCCAGCTATACAGGTTTGGTTTATCCGGCTCTATACTAACAAAAGGATCAAAGATCATATATTTAACCCCAAGGGTATTAGATCTAAAATTACTTCTTTTAAATTCTGTATCCCTGCCTCCAATAGGAATGATGGTGGTTTCGGCCTGAAAGGCACCGGTAAGGTTTATTTCCAGAGCTTCAAATAATAAGCCTACGCGCAGGGAATAATCTGTTCCCCAAATATCTGTGTCACTTTTTCTTAAGGCGTGATAATCATTTCCAAAATATGCACCACCCTCAAATTGATAAACCCTTTTTCCAACAGAGAATGCCCCCTGTGAAGCACCGGGACGGTTGGAATTAATAGTCTCTGTATATTGTGCCTGTACGGAGGTAAGGTTGAAAACAATGAAAAATACAAAGAGGATTTTAGTGGTGAAATATCGCATCTCGGAAAGGTTTAATACCGCCAAATATAGAAGTTTTAATTAATTTTTTAGATGCTAAATATTAAATTGTCTTTGCAGAATAGTAAATTTGCCAAAACTGATGAAACATGCATACAGCTTCATTTGAAAGTATTGTAAAGACCATTTTAATAATTCTTCTTTTTTATTTTGGGTTCAAAATATTTATTAAGTGGTTTGGTCCCAGGATCCTTAAATACTTTTTAAATAAAATAGGAAATAAAGTCCAGCAGCAATTCAATCAACCACCAAATCCTGCAGCAAATAAAAAAGGTGATGTGGTTATAGATAAAAAACCAAAGAAAGGGCGGGGTTCCAACAAAAATGTGGGAGAGTATATCGATTACGAAGAAATTGATTAATTTTCGGGCCTGCTAAACAATTTAGAATGATTAGGTCTTTAAAAAGTTTTCTTCCCCATATCTTAGTTTTCCTTGGTTTTGTAATTCTTTCACTCGCTTATTTTAATCCCGTGTTGCAGGGAAAAGAGATTTTCCAGAGCGATATTGTTCAGTATATTGGGATGGCCAAGCAGCAAAATGATTTCAGGGCCAGCACGGGAGAAGAGCCTTATTGGACAGATGCTGCTTTTGGCGGTATGCCTACTTATCAGTTGGGAGCATATTATCCCCATAATTATATTAAAAAATTAGATTCCCTCCTGCGGTTCCTTCCACGTCCTGCAGATTATTTATTCCTTTATTTCCTGGGGTTCTATATATTATTACTCGTTCTGAAGCTTGATTATAAACTGGCTTTTCTGGGAGCGGTCGCCTTTGGTTTTTCTACATATTTAATAATTATTTTAGGAGTAGGCCATAACGCAAAGGCCCATGCCATAGCTTATATGCCTATGGTACTTGCAGGGATCCTTCTGTGCTTCAGGGGGAGGTACATAGGCGGTTTTTTACTGCTGGCAATTGCTATGGCCCTTGAAATAGGGGCCAATCACTTCCAGATGACCTATTACCTTTTATTACTGGTCATTGTTGTAGGTATTGCTTATTTGGTTGATGCCTACAGGAAAAAAATGCTGCCTCATTATTTTAAATCTCTTGGGGTTATGCTGGGGGCTGTGATCCTTGCGGTAGGAGTAAATGCTACCAATTTAATGGCAACGCAGGAATATGCCAATTTCAGTACAAGAGGCAATACAGGACTTACTATAAGCGCAGATGGAGCTCCAAAAGCTTCAGAAGGGCTTACTTATGACTATATCACCGAATACAGTTACGGTATACTTGAATCTTTTAATTTGTTCATTCCAAGATTCATGGGCGGCTCAAGTAGTGAAAAGCTTGACGACCGCTCTGCAATGTATGCGCAATTGATACAAATGGGAGCCTCGCCCATGCAGGCACGGGATTTTGCCCAAAATGCACCCACCTACTGGGGCAAGCAACCCTTTGTGGGAGCGCCAGCATATATAGGAGCGAGCGTATTATTTCTTTTTGTATTCGCGCTGTTCCTGGTAAAAGGCCGACTTAAATGGTGGATAGTGAGTGCAAGCATACTGGCACTCCTGCTTTCCTGGGGCAAAAACTTCTCATTCTTAACCGAATTCTTTATTAATTATGTCCCACTTTACAGCAAATTTCGCGCGGTATCTTCCATACAGGTGATCATTGAACTCTGCGTTCCCGCATTTGCTGTTTTTGGTTTATACCGCCTGTTCAATAACTTTGAAAAACCCGAGGAGAAATATCACGCATTAAAATGGGCAACCCTTATTACGGGTGGAGTTGCCCTGGTATTTTTACTTTTAAAATCGGTTTTATTCAGTTTTAGTGGTGGGAGTGATGCGGTGTACCTGCAGCAAATAGGTGCCGAATTTGTAAGGGCGGTGAAAGAGGACCGAAAGGCTATTTTCACTTCAGATACTATTAGATCCCTCATCTTTGTACTGCTTTCGGCTATTCTCATCTGGATGTATCTAAAGCAAAAAGCCTCAAAAAACATTGTAATTGCCGGATTTGTAATTTTAATACTTGCAGATCTTGTGGTGGTAAACAGAAGGTATGTAAACAACGAGGATTTTGTGGCATCCCGCCAAATGAGCCAGCCTTTTCCTCAAACTCCGGCAGATGCTGCGATTCTTCAGGATAAAGGGCATTACAGGGTGCTGGATCTTGCAGAAAGCCCTTTTAATACCGGGAGAACTTCCTATTTTCATAATTCAGTAGGAGGGTACCATGCAGCCAAACCGGGAAGGATGCAGGATCTTTATGATTTCTACATTTCAAAAAATAATATGGGAGTCCTAAATATGCTTAACGTAAAGTATTTTATTATTCCTACGGAAGAAGGGGTGCAGCCACAGCAAAATCCCGAAGCATTTGGAAATGCCTGGTTTGTAAATAATGTTAAATGGGTAACAACTGCTAATGAAGAAATAACCGGCCTTGCCGAAGTTGATCTTTCCAGGACAGCGGTAGTTAATAAAGAACACCAAAACCTGATAGGGCAAAACATTCTTACCGATACTACAGCAAGCATAGAACTTTTAAGTCATAAACCCAATGAATTGGTGTACAGGTCAAAAACATCGAAAGAAGGGCTTGCCGTTTTTTCTGAAATGTACTATCCTCATGGATGGACTGTTTTGATCAATGGCGAAGAAAGCACACACTTTCCTGCTAATTATGTGTTGCGGGCTATGAAAGTTCCGGCGGGGGAAAATGAAATTACCTTTAGATTTAAGCCGGAGGTTATTAAAAAGGGAAGCAATATTGCACTTATGAGTTCAATATTGCTTGGCATCCTTTTATTGGGCGGAATTTTCTATACCTTTAAGCACAAAGAATAGATAGATCTACCTCCCGTATCTATGAAAAAAGTCCTTATAATCACATATTACTGGCCACCGGCAGGTGGGCCGGGAGTACAGCGCTGGTTAAAATTCGTGAAATATTTAAGGGATTTTCAAATAGAACCCGTTGTTTATATTCCTTCCAACCCGGATTATCCAATAAAGGACGATTCTCTTGAAAATGAGGTTCCAAATGGTATTGAGATCTTAAAACAAAGGATCTTTGAACCCTATTTCCTGGCTAAAATATTTTCAAAAAAACAGACCAGCGCTATAAGTTCAGGCATTATAAAGGATGATAATAAACAGGGTTTTTTACAAAAACTGTTACTTTATATCAGGGGCAATTTCTTTATCCCGGATGCCAGGAAATTCTGGATAAAACCTTCAGTAAAATATTTATCTGAATATATAAAACAGCATAAAACAGATACCATTATTACTACGGGACCTCCTCATAGTGTGCATCTTATAGGGCTTTCACTTAAAGAAAAACTTCAGGTGAAATGGATAGCAGATTTTAGGGACCCATGGACGGGTATTGGGTATCATAAGAAATTAAAACTTTCAGAAACTTCTGAAGCCAAACATATTCAATTAGAGGCAGAAGTACTTCAGAAAGCCTCACATATCATTACCACCAGTTTTACCACAAAAGCGGAATTTGAATTAATAACCAGGGTTCCAATAACTGTGATTACAAACGGGTTTGATATTGATAGGCCTACATCACAGGTATTGGATAAAACTTTTACCATCTCACACATTGGATCCTTGCTTTCCGGCCGAAATCCACAAAACCTTTGGAATGTTTTGCATGAACTTGTAGAAGAAAATCCAGATTTTGCAAATGACCTGCGATTGAAACTTGTTGGTGCAGTGAGCGAAGAAGTCCTTGACTCAATAAAAAATTCCGGGCTTGAAAAGAACCTTGACCAAATTGGATATGTGGCTCACCGGGAAGCTTTAATGCTCCAAAACAGGGCTCAGGTTTTATTGCTTATTGAAATTGACAGCGTGGAGACAAGGGGAATTATCCCTGGAAAATTATTTGAATACCTGGCTTCAAAGAGGCCTATTCTTGCGTTAGGGCCTGAGAAATGGGATGTTGAAAGGATCTTATATGAAACCGGATCCGGGAACTTTTTTAATTACAGCGCTAAAGATGAGTTGAAGTACAGAATAATGGCCTATTATAAATTATATAAGCAGGATCTTTTAAGCTCGGAATCAAAGAATATTGAAAAATACAGCCGCAGATCCCTTACGGGGAAATTAGCAGATCTTTTGAAACATTAAGGAATGGGAGTAATATTTCATCAGTCTTTCAAAAATATGGTCACTACCTATCTGGGATTTGGGATAGGCGCGGTTAATACATTGTTCTTATTTACATATTTTCTGGAAAAAGAGTATTATGGGTTGGTGAGTTTCCTGCTTTCCGCAGCAAATCTTATATGGCCCCTCATGGCCTTTGGAGTGCATAATACCTTAGTAAAATTCTATACCTCCTATAAAACAAAACAGGACAGGGATAAACTTCTTAACCTTA encodes the following:
- a CDS encoding glycosyltransferase family protein; the protein is MKKVLIITYYWPPAGGPGVQRWLKFVKYLRDFQIEPVVYIPSNPDYPIKDDSLENEVPNGIEILKQRIFEPYFLAKIFSKKQTSAISSGIIKDDNKQGFLQKLLLYIRGNFFIPDARKFWIKPSVKYLSEYIKQHKTDTIITTGPPHSVHLIGLSLKEKLQVKWIADFRDPWTGIGYHKKLKLSETSEAKHIQLEAEVLQKASHIITTSFTTKAEFELITRVPITVITNGFDIDRPTSQVLDKTFTISHIGSLLSGRNPQNLWNVLHELVEENPDFANDLRLKLVGAVSEEVLDSIKNSGLEKNLDQIGYVAHREALMLQNRAQVLLLIEIDSVETRGIIPGKLFEYLASKRPILALGPEKWDVERILYETGSGNFFNYSAKDELKYRIMAYYKLYKQDLLSSESKNIEKYSRRSLTGKLADLLKH
- a CDS encoding aminotransferase class I/II-fold pyridoxal phosphate-dependent enzyme, which produces MRDLFDKIYKDKGPLGKWAQQAEGYFVFPKLEGPISNRMKFRGKEVITWSINDYLGLANHPEVRKVDAEAAAEFGSAYPMGARMMSGHTDLHEKLQDELASFVHKQAAYLLNFGYQGMVSTIDALVSKSDVIVYDVDAHACIIDGVRLHLGQRFTYKHNDMESIEKNLQRATKICEQTGGGILLISEGVFGMRGEQGKLKEIVELKKKYNFRFFVDDAHGFGTLGATGAGAGEEQGVQDEIDVYFATFAKSLASTGAFIAGDKEIMDYLKYNLRSQMFAKSLQSQLVVGALKRLDMLRTMPELKNKLWENVNALQSGLKERGFDIGTTQSCVTPVYLQGSIPEAMALVHDLRENHGVFCSIVVYPVIPKGLILLRMIPTATHTMEDIEETLVAFSEIRERLENGTYKRLSAAVAASHGE
- a CDS encoding transporter, translated to MRYFTTKILFVFFIVFNLTSVQAQYTETINSNRPGASQGAFSVGKRVYQFEGGAYFGNDYHALRKSDTDIWGTDYSLRVGLLFEALEINLTGAFQAETTIIPIGGRDTEFKRSNFRSNTLGVKYMIFDPFVSIEPDKPNLYSWKANQRFKWKTLIPAVAVYGGLNFSLGDNPYLYPGESAYSPKFALITQHNWTGSWVLVTNIIADKISDNNPTFAGIFTLTHAFTPKFAGFLEYQSILSNIYADDLARTGVALLIGDHLQFDVSGLINFKNTPDRWQVAAGFSYRIDRHKDDEFLQESEEGDYRRLRSKNLEQQKPVENEQ
- a CDS encoding DUF4834 domain-containing protein, whose translation is MHTASFESIVKTILIILLFYFGFKIFIKWFGPRILKYFLNKIGNKVQQQFNQPPNPAANKKGDVVIDKKPKKGRGSNKNVGEYIDYEEID
- a CDS encoding PLP-dependent cysteine synthase family protein — its product is MKEDIQVFDNVLQLIGKTPLIHLNRITETFEGDYYAKVEAFNPGHSTKDRIALYIIEEAERKGILKPGDTIIETTSGNTGFSIAMVSIIKGYECILAVSSKSSPDKIDMLKTMGAKVYVCPAHVSADDPRSYYMVAKRLHEETKGSVYINQYFNELNTDAHYKSTGPEIWAQTEGKITHLIACSGTGGTISGTARFLKEKNPSLKVIGIDAFGSVLKKYHETREFDTAEIYPYRIEGLGKNLIPTATDFDVIDKFIKVTDEESAHTTRELAKTEGLFVGYTSGAAMQGVKQLQELGEFDSNSQVVIIFPDHGSRYMSKVFNDKWMAEQGFFDSEHQEESLGIEFIK